In Mycolicibacterium gadium, the genomic window TTGCGTGCCGCGTCGGCCATGTACTGCCAGATGTCGCCGCCGTCGGCGATCATCTCCTTCCGCGTCCACGGCTCCCAGGGAAAGCTCAGTGTGAAGATGTCACTGTCGGATCGAATGCCCGGATACTGGAACAGGTCCCACGTGCCGCCGAGGCGCTCGCGCCGCTCCAGGATCACGTAGCTCAGGTTGGGGTTCTCCTCGCGGATGCGGTAGGCCGCGCCGATGCCGGAGAAACCCGCACCGATGATCAGCACGTCGCTGTAGTCAGTCATGGCTAACCTCCTAGGCGGACTTCACAGCCCGGTCATGCGCACGGCCGAAGACCATCGATTCCTCGATCCGGTCGAACCGGTGGTCGATGGCATCGAGCACATAGTTGTGCCGCACGTTCCACGGCCGGTGAGTGCCCGATTTGGGCAGCACATGTCCAGAACGCTGGACGTAACCGGCGTTGATGTTCCACGCTGGCTTCTCGGGCATCGGCTTGTCACCGAGATGCGGGTACGCATGCGTGTAGCCGTGGGCATCCATGTACGCCAACAGCTTTGCCACCGCTCGCGCCGTCAGATCGACACGCAACGTCCAGGACGCGTTGATGTAGCCGACGCTCCACGCGGCGTTGGGGATGTCCTCGAGCATGTGCTCCTTGTAGACGAACCGGTCCTGTGGCTTGACCTCCGTACCGTCGACACTCAACGCCACACCGCCCAGCGCCTGCAGTTGGATTCCGGTGGCGGAAATGATGATGTCCGCGTCGATTCGCTTTCCCGAGCGCAGCACGATTCCGGTGGCGTCGATGTGGTCGATCGCGTCGGTGACCACATCCAGGCGGCCGTCTGCGATCGTGTCGTAGAAGTCGTTGTCGAGAATGGCGCACAGTCGTTGATCCCACGGGTCGTAGCGTGGCTTGAAATGCGTGTCGACCGGATAGCCCTGCGGCAGATGACGTTTCGCGCTGCTGCGTACGTAGGACCTGCTGAGCCGCGGGAACGTCCTCGCGAAGGCGTAGACGACCACCGTGAAAAAGGTGTTGTAGAGACGGGCCGCAGAATAGCCGAGTCGACCCGGCAGTAGCTTGCGCAGGAATTGCACGATGGGGTTGATGCGGGGCGTCGACAGGATGTACGTCGGTGACCGCTGCAGCATGGTGACGTGGCCGGCCTTCTCCGTCAGCGAGGGAATCATGCTCACCGCGGTCGCGCCGCTACCGATCACCACGAGCTTCTTGCCGGTGTAGTCGAGCGATTCGGGCCAGTGTTGTGGATGGATCACTTCGCCCGAGAACTGTTCGAGGCCAGGGAATTCCGGTCGGTAGGGTTCGTCGTAGTTGTAGTAGCCGGTGCCGAAGAACAGAAAGCGGCAGCGGTAGGTCGTCAAGTCGCCGTCGTGTTCGGTGCGCACGGTCCAGGTGTCGGTGCTCGAGTCCCAATCGGCCGACAGCACTCGGGTGTTGAACCGGATGTGCTGCTCGATGCCGTGCTTGCGGGCCGTCTGGACCAGGTATTCGCGGATGTCCTCACCGTCGGCCACGTTCTCCGGACGCCGCCACGGTTCAAAGGGGTAGCTGAGGGTGAAGATGTCGCTGTCGGACCGGATACCCGGATAGCGATTCAGGTCCCAGGTACCGCCGATGCGGGCGCGGCGTTCCAGCACCGCATAGGTCAGGTTCGGGTTCTTCTCGTGGATTCGATACGCGGCGCCGATACCGGATATTCCCGCGCCGATGATCAAGACATCGAAATAATCGCGCTGCTCCACCCGCAACCTCCTTTGGTTCGGCTGGGTACCACGATATGGGTCAGGACCCGAGCGCGTCCACGATCGACGCCAATGACTCCACCGCGATCGGTCCGGGCTGGTAGAGGCAGATCTGGTCCGCGACGCCGTCGACCCGGCCGCGGATGTGCGCGGCGACCTCGGCGGGACTTCCACAGGCCGCGATGGTGTGCAGGATGTCGTCGTCGATGAGCTTGCCCATCTCCTCCCAGCGACCCTGCTTGGACAGCGTGTTCAACTCCGGTTGCAGGTCACCCCAGCCGTGCACGTCCAGGACGGGGCGGTACGCGGGCGTCGATCCGTAGAAGCCCAGCAGGCGGCGAGCGGCCGTGTGGTCTTCTCCCACCGACACGATGATCTCGGGAACGATCGCGAGGTCCGCGGCGTCGCGCCCGGCCGACGCCAGTCCCTTCCGGACATTGGGCATGGTGACCTCGTCGAGGAAGCGCCTCGACCCGAACGGCATGACCAGCAGGCCATCGGCGACCTCGGCGGTCGCCCGCGTCAGCAACGGACCCAGCGCCCCGAGGTAGATCGGGGGCGGACCGAACGGATTCGGTCCCGGGTTGAAGGTCGGCGTCATCAGGGTGTGCCGGTAGTACTCGCCGCGGAAATCGAGCCGCTCGCCGTCGTTCCACGCGGCGAAGATCGCGCGTAGCGCGCCGACCATCTCCTTCATCCGCGCGACCGGCTTGTCGAAGTCCGTGCCGTAGCGTTTCTCGATCTGGGCGCGCACCTGCGTGCCGAGGCCGAGCGTGAAGCGTCCCTGCGCCAGCAGCTGCATGTCGTTGGCCTCGTGCGCGAGCTGAACAGGGTTGCGCGGGAACGCGATTGCCACGTTCGTCATGAGATCGAGGCCGCCTACGGTGGAAGCGACCGTCAGCGGGGCGAACACGTCGTGCGGCCCTTCGAACGTGAATACGCCACTGGCTCCCGCCTCGCGCAGCGCGTGCGCGCGTTCGATCGCATCCGTCGGGCCGAACAACGCTGTCATGATCTTCACAGCGTGAGAGCCTAGTGGCGTGAACACCCCTGCAAGTGCCGACGTCGTCGTAGTGGGTGCCGGGTTCGCAGGCTTGGCGGCCGCGCGCGAACTGGACAAACGCGGCCGCGACGTCGTGGTGCTCGAGGGCCGCGACCGCGTCGGCGGCCGATCGTCGACGGCGACCATCGCCGGCGTCCCCGTGGACCTCGGCGGCACCTTCGTCGGGCCGACCCAGGACGCGGTCGTCGCGATGGCCGACGAGCTGGGCTGCCTCACGGTGCCGACCCACAGCCGCGGAAAGAACCTCATTCGGTGGCGCGGCAAGGTCCGCGCCTATCGCAGCACGATTCCGAGGCTGTCCATCCTCGAACTCCTCGACGTATCCCGCATCCAGTGGCGGTTCGAGCGGGTGTGCCGGCGGGTGCCGGTGGACGAACCGTGGACGTCGCCGATCGCCGACATCCTCGACTCGAAGACGCTGGACCAGTGGCTGCGATACGTGCACGCTAGCGCCGGGACCAGGGACCTGATGACGATCATGGCCCGGGTGACGTGGGGGTGCGAGCCCGATGCGGTGTCGATGCTGCACGCCGTGCGCTACGTCAAGGCCGCGGGCGGCCTCGGCCGCATGCTCGACGTCGAGGGCGGCGCCCAGCAGGACCGCTTCCCCGGCGGCACGCAGCAGATCGCGATCCGGATGGCCGACGAGCTGGGTCCGCGGGTGGTGCTGGACGCCGCGGTGCGCACGATCGAACGCCACACAGACGGCACGTTGGCAATCATTTCGGACAAGGGAACGGTCACCGCGAAGGCCGTCATCGTGGCCATTCCGCCGGAACATCGCAAGGGCATCGCATTCCTACCGGAGCTGCCACCCGAATACGGCAAGCTCGCACAGCACTGGCCGCAGGGCAATCTGAGCAAGGCGTACGCCGCCTACGAAACGCCGTTCTGGCGTGCCAACGGCTGTTCGGGTGAGGCGTTGTCCGACGAGGGCCCGGTCTTCATCACGTTCGACGTCAGCCCCGGCGACTCCGACGTTCAAGGTCCCGGCGTCCTACTGGGATTCACCGACTCGCGGACGTTCGACCCGCTGCCCCCCGCCGACCGGCGCGACCGCGCGCTGAAAGGGTTCGCGGCGTTGTTCGGTGATGCCGCGCTGGACCCCATCGACTACCTCGATCACTGCTGGAGCGCAGAGGAATTCGCGCCGGGCGGCCCGACCGCAGCGGTGCCGCCGGGTTCGTGGACGACGTACGGGCCGTGGTTGCGTAAGCCGGTCGACGGCATCCACTGGGCCGGAACGGAAACCGCCGATACCTGGACGGGCTTCCTCGACGGTGCGATCCGCTCGGGTCGGCGCGCGGCCGAGGAGGTGGACCGGGAGCTGTCGGCTAGGAGCTGACCCGTCGCTCCTCGGTGACCGAGTCGATGAGCCAGCGCAGGTGCTTGTTGACCTCATCGGGACGCTCGAGGATCGCGCAATGACCGCCCGAGAGCTCGACGAACTGCGCGAGATTCGGCACCTCTTTGGCAATTCGGCGCGACGACACCATCGGCAGCAGCCGATCCTCGTCGCTTCCGATCACCAGGGTCGGCACCGACAGGTTCGTCAACCCGATGTGTTGCGGTCCGAGTTGGTCGACGAGCGTGCGGGCCCAACCGCCTCGTCCGGCGGGCGGGGTCGCGGTGAACAGTTCGTAGATGAACTCCGCGATCGCAGGATCGGCGTCACGGCCCACCGCCAGGGAAGACACGAATCGTCGGCTCGTGCGCGTAGCCACTCGCAGCAGCGGCGCCTCACCGAACGTCTTGAGCAATGTGCCCGCGGTGCGGACGCGGGCGGCGGCCAACGGCGGTGGCACCGGCAGAAAGTTCACATGACGGAGCAGGTCGCCGGTGGTCGTGTTGATCAGGGCGGCTCCATCGACAAGCTCTGACACCCGATCGGGGTAACGATCCGCCCACGACGAGATCGCGATACCGCCCATCGAGTGGCCCGCGATGACGGCGCGCTCCCCCGGCTTCAACGTTGCCTCGAGCACGGCGTCGACGTCGCCGGCCAGGCAGTCAAGGCTGTAGCCGCTGCGCCCGACGGGTATTGCGCTGCGGCCGTGGCCACGGTGATCGAAGGCGATGACGCGGTGATCCTTCGCCAGGTCGGCGATCTGGTAGGCCCACACCCGAAGGGCGCAGGTGATGCCGTGAGCCAGCACCACGGGGTAACCGTCCTCGGGTCCGAAGACCTCGGCGTGCAGGCGGATGCCGTCCTTCGAACGCACGCCGACGCTGCGCCCGCGGCCCAACGCCTCGGCCGCCGCGAATCTTCTCACCCGCGATCGGCCTCTTTGACCTCCCGCCATTGGTACTCCCCTCGCGCTCGGCAACGTTGCCGGATTTATCAGCCTACCGGTCGGTTGGTCGGAGTTCCCGCAGGAGTTAAATGGTGGCGTCGACGAAAGAAAGGCCACAATGCGCGCGATACAGATAGCCAGCCTGGACGGACCGCAAGCGGCGAAGCTCGTCGAGATCGACGAACCGGCGGGCGACGGCGCTGTCCTGGTCGACGTACACGCCGCCGGGGTGGCCTTCCCCGATGCGTTGCAGTCGCGCGGGCTCTACCAGTACAAGCCGGAGATGCCCTACACGCCTGGCGCCGAAATCGCCGGCGTGGTGCGTAGCGCACCCGACGGCGCACACGTCTCGGCGGGCGATCGGGTATGCGGCCTGACAATGCTGTGCGGGGCGATGGCCGAAGTCGTTGCGTTGGCACCGGATCGGGTGTTCAAGCTGCCCGACTCGGTGTCGTTCGAGGCCGGGGCCGGTCTGCTGTTCAACGACCTCACCATGCATCACGCCTTGCTCACCAGGGGCCGTCTTGCCGAGGGTGAGACGGTCCTCGTGCACGGTGCTGCCGGCGGTATCGGGACATCGACGCTGCGGCTGGCACCGGCGTGGGGCGCGTCGCGCACCATCGCCGTTGTCAGCACCGAGGACAAGATCGCGATCGCCAAGGCGGCCGGCGCCTCCGACGTCGTACTGGCCGACGGCTTCAAGGATGCCGTCAAGGAACTGACCGCAGGCCGCGGCGTCGACATCGTCGTCGACCCGGTCGGCGGCGACCGGTTCACCGATTCGCTGCGCTCGCTGGCGCCGGGCGGGCGACTGCTCGTGGTCGGATTCACCGGCGGCTCGATCCCCGAGGTCAAGGTAAACCGGCTGCTGCTCAACAACGTCGACGCCGTCGGTGTCGGTTGGGGCGCCTGGGCGGGCACGCATCCGGGCTATCTGCTCGAACAGTGGGGCGAGCTCGAACCGCTGCTCGCGTCGGGCAAGGTTTCCGCGCCCACCCCCGAGATCTACCCGCTCGAGCGCGCAGCCGATGCGATCGCGTCGCTGGAAGACCGCAGCGCGAAGGGCAAAGTCGTCGTCAAGCTGCGGTGAGGCTGTTTCGGCGGCGACGCCGCGTCACGGTCCGGCGCTTCGATGCGGCGACAGGTGCGTGGGTGGACGTCGATGACGGACGGGCCAGCGACCCCGACGAGTTGACTGTCGCGACATTCAACATCTGGTTCGACGATTACCACGCCCAGCTGCGCTACCAGGCGATCGCCGATCTGCTCGGTGAGCGCACGCCCGATGTCATTGTCCTGCAAGAGGTCACGCCGGTGGCGCTTGACATGTTCCTCGAACAGGCGTGGATACGCGAGGCTTATCTGACCGCGTCGGTGGTCGGCGATGGCACCGGCAACTACGGGATGCTGATGCTGTCGCGGGTGCCCGTCGTGCGTGCCACGTACTCACAGCTGCCGACGCGCCAGACGCGCGGATTCCTCGAAGCGGAGCTGGCCCTCGACGGCGCCCGGCAGATCGTCTGCTGCGTGCACCTGGACAGCGGCAAGTCCTCGGCACGGCTACGCGGTTGGCAGTTGCGCAGGATCTTCCGTGCGCTGCGGACAGTCGAAAATGCCTTGGTGCTCGGGGACTTCAACATGCGGGACACAGAGAACGAACGGATCGCCGCGCCGTTCTGCGACGTGTGGCCCGCGCTGCGGCCGGACGACCCCGGCTACACCGAGAACACCTCGATCAATCTGATGCGCTTCGACGCTCGGAACAAGAAGCGACACGTGCGGTTCGACCGCGTGCTTCTCAAGGGAACCCGCTGGCGTTCAGCCGGCATCGAATTGCTTGGTACACAACCGATCTCCCCTGAGCTGCCGCGGGTGTTTCCCTCCGACCACTTCGGCGTGGAGTGCCGGCTCGTCCGTCAGAGGTAGGGGTCGGCCCAGGCGCTGATGATCTTGGCGGCTCGCGCCGCCTGGTTCTTGCCGGTGAGCAGGTGGTCGGCCCCCTCCAGCGAGACGAAGCTGCGCGGATGCCTGGCCGCGCGGAATATCTCGCTGGCGTTGGCGATGCCGACGGTGTTGTCGGTGGGCGAATGCATGACGATCAGCGCCCTGCGCAGGGTCCGGATCTGCTCGCGGAGATCGGCATTGCGAACGTCTTCGATGAAGTGCCGCTTCAGCGTGAGCGCCTTTCCCCCGGCCAAGAACGGCGCCTCCCCTTCAGCCTCGATCCGTGCGACCAGCGCGTCGTAATTCTTTTCGACGTGTCCGGGCTCGTACGGCGCGCCGACGCTCGCGACCGCCGCCACGGTCGGGCATTCGTGTGCGGCAGCGATTACCGCCGAGCCGCCGAAGGAGTGACCGACGAGCAGCCGAACCTCGCGGCCCGACTCGTTCATGAACTCGACCGCGCGGACGGTGTCGTCGACCTTGTGCGAGAACGAACCGTCGCCCCAGTCCCCCTCGGAATCGCCGAGGCCGAGGTTGTCGAAACGCAGCACACCGATGCCCTCGACGGCGAGCTGCTTGCAGATCCGGCTGGCGGCGGGACTGTCCTTGCCGAGAGTGAAGCCGTGTGCGAAGACAGCCCATCCGCGCAGGTCGCCCTCGGGAAGATCGACGAGGCCCGCCAGGACGGGGCCCGTGGTGCTCGGAAATCTGACACGCTCGGCCACGGGCGTCATCCTGTCATTCCGCGCACCGAGACTGTCTCGGCGGGTTCTAGAACTCGCCGGCCTCGAGACCGCGCTTGACCTCCAGTCTGCGCAGCTTGCCCGACGTCGTCCTCGGCAGCGAGCCGGGGCGTACGAAGACGACATCCGATGGCACAACACCGCACTCGGACGCGACCCGCTGTACGACTTGGGCGCGAAGGTCCGCCTCGTTGGGTCCCCGGAACTCCGCGACGATCATGACGCTCGCACGTATCGACCGCTCACCGACACCGATTGCGACGACGGCGCCCTCGCGCACCCCAGGGACCGTCGCGGCCACCTGCTCCACCTCGGCGGGGAAGATGTTGCGGCCCGCGACGGTGATGAGTTCCTTGGCGCGCCCGCACACCACCAGTCCGCCGGCGACGAGGTAACCCAGATCGCCGGTCGCGAACCATTCATCGGCGCACACTGCGGCGTCCCCGATATAGCCCGACATCATCGACGTGCCGCGAATCATGACCTCGCCGACCTCATGCCCGGCGTCCGGCGTCGTCGCATCGTCGCGCGGTTCGATGCGCACTGACATCCCCGGTATCGGCTCGCCGAGCACCGCGTTGCCCGACTCGTCGGCGACAAGGCCGCGCCCCGGTTCGGGAACCGTTACTGCACAGGTGGATTCGGCCAACCCGTAGGACGGCGCCAGTGCGCCGGCGTCGAAGCCGAAGCGGGCCATCTCGGTGGCGAAGCGCGCGGTGAGTTCGCAGTCGACGGGTTCACCGCCGTTGAGCGCGAACCGCATGGCGCTCAGGTCGACCTCGGTGACGCGGCGCGAATACTTGCCGATCATGCCGTAGGCCATATTCGGCGCTGCCGTGATGGACGCCCCGCTCTCGGTGAGCCAGTTCAGCCATCGGAACGGCGACGCCTGAAATGCAGTCGTCGGCGCCTGCCACACGGCTGTGCCCCCCAACGCCCCGGCGAGCAGGAAGCTCAGGCCCATGTCGTGATACAGCGGCAACCAGGAGCATCCGACGTCGACCGTGGACACCCCGATGCGGGCGTTGAGTCCGCTCAGGTTGGCCAGCACGGCGTCCGGCGAAAGCTTGACCGTCCGCGGGACTCCCGTCGACCCCGCAGTGCCCTGCAGGATCGCCACCGGGGCGAGGCGGTCCGGCGGCACGAATGTGGTAGATCGACCCGCGGGTGCGACGGAGTCGAGTTCCTTGACGACGAGCGGCCCTTCGGAGGCCGACAACCGTTCGAGGTGGGCGCCGTGGCTGAGCACGTGGCTGACACCCATGCCCGCAAATCCGCGGAGCGTCGTGCGTGACCACTGATCGGGGTCGGCGCCGCGGACCGGCCCGTGGGTGATCGAGACCGCCGCGCCGGCCTGGAAGGCGCCCAGAATCGCGGCGATGAACTCGACGGTCGGTTCACCGGTCAGGCCGAGCGCGGCGACGTCGTCGTTCAGCAGCCATTCCGCGACGTTCTGGGACCGCGCGTGCACCTCCGGCCACGGATGACGGGTCCACTGTCCGTCGTCCAGGACGGCCAGAAATTGGCCACTGCTCGACAGCCGGTTGGCCAAAGCCGTTGCCAACGAGTTCATTGCCACCCTCATACATCTGCGCGCCCGGAGAACCAGCAACCTCGATGCGGTTCGGTACTGGCCAAGCTAACCGATGCGCGTTCGCTGAGGCGAACCACCGTTGGCTGCCAACGCTTCTCCGCACGCACCGACCGCGGGCCGGACCACATTGCGTGTGGCAACCTCGCACCCGGTTTGGCTCGACCACGCCGCAAATCCGGGACTTCACGCCCGAGGCTCTCGGCGACCAGAGGGCGACTCATTCCGGCGGCGAAGCTGCGCATTCGGTAAGAGCTTTGCTCGCTTTGACGCCCAAGGTCGATCTTGAAAAATTGCACACCTGATCAAAATCGCGAATCACGCCGCGCAGCGGCGCCGGCCCATTGCGGTCGATACCGCGCTACCAACGGTCTGTACTTCTCTCATATTTAGCAACCACTTCGGCGTCGATCACACGCCCGGAAAGCGCCCGTAGCGGGGCCGTCCGTCGACGGCCTCGCGGTCGGCGACGTGCGGTCCATTGCGGACATCGACGTAGCGGAGACGCCCGCCGGGTCGACGTACGCGAGCGACTCGTCCGAGCCACAGCGAGCAGGCGCGCGAGTCGCAACTGTTGAAGTCCGACAGGATTTTCGCGGCGCGTCCCAGTCGGTACGTGCCCGACGGCGGCGAGCAGGCCCCCACACTCCACCGGATTTCTCTGATGCTCAGCAGCCCTGTAAAACCGCTGCGCTGTAACGCAATCCATAAATTTCAACGGGCTGATGGGTTGCGAAGAGGACGGTTCGGCACCGGGTTCGAGGATCTGCGTGCCCACCGAAACCGCCTGCACTGAAACGCGATACATACGTGCTTATCCCCGAAAGGAGTCGATCACCAGCCCAGGCCGGCGACTAGGTCAGGTGCATGGAAAGCCGATCCCCCCCCCAAGATGATCCTCCGGTGTCGTCCTCGTGAAATCGGCGTTCTCGCCGCAGGTGAAAACCTCCATTCGCGTCGCCGTGGCATGACGCTCCCGGCGACCGACATGTCGACTTGGAGGCCCACTGAATTGACGCCATCGACATTTTCGCGGCAGCGTCCACTAGAACATTTCCGTCGTTTTCGGTGCGATTTCGCAGTTGTGCGCAAGCGCAGGATCGTTTGCTGTGGAAGTGCAATAATGCCGCTACAACCGGACGCAGCTGCTTTGGAAGGCGGTGATTTTGAGCCATACCCACGGTCTCAGCCCTGTGAAAGAACAGCAGGCCAGGCGCTCAGCAAAGGCGGGATTTCGCCCGGACATCGAGGGTCTGCGCGCTGTGGCTGTGGTGGCTGTTGTCCTCTTTCACGCTGACGTGCCCGGGGTGAGCGGTGGATTCATCGGCGTGGACGTCTTCTTCGTCATCTCGGGCTTCCTCATCACCGGATTGCTTTGGCGCGAGGTGAGCACCGCCGGGACAGTCCGGTTGCGACGCTTCTACGGGGCACGCGCGCGCCGACTGTTACCGGCATCGGCCACGGTAGGAGTGGTAACCGCGATCGCCGCGGCCTTCCTGTTGCCCCCGTTGCAGGCCCACAGCGCCTTCGGCGATGGCATCGCCAGCGCGTTGTATGTCAGCAATTACTGGTTCATCCTGCACGGCGTCGACTACCTCGCGCCGGTCATGCCGCCGTCGCCGTTCGAGCACTACTGGTCGTTGGGCGTCGAGGAGCAGTTCTACCTGGTGTGGCCGGCCATGATCATCGGCACTGCGTGGCTGATCCGGCGGACGCGACGGCGGCCCACCGGAGCCCATGCCGCCCCGTCGCGGCGTCCGTACGTGGCGGTTTTGGTGTTCGTCGCTGCCACCTCGTTCGCGCTGTCACTGGTGGTTTCGTATGTGATACCTGCTGTCGCGTTCTTTTCGCTGCCCACCAGGGCCTGGCAGTTGGCCGTCGGCGGCTTGCTGGCCCTCACAGCCAGTCAGTGGAGCCGACTATCGGCACTACCAGCCGCGATCGTAGGGTGGGCAGGGCTGGCCGTGATCGTGCTGGCCTGCACCCTGCTGGACGCGACCACCCTCTATCCCGGTGTCGCCGCACTTCTGCCAGTGCTCGGCGCAGTGCTGGTGATCGGTGCCGGCTGCGCCTCTCCTTCTCAGGGATGTGGCCGTGTGCTGACAACGTCGCCGATGCAGGCCATCGGTCGAGTGTCGTATTCGTGGTATCTGTGGCACTGGCCGGTGCTGCTGTTCGCACCGCTCCTGCTCGGTCACTCGCTCGGGCTGCCCGGCAGGCTGGTGGCGGTACTCGTCTCCGCTGGGCTGGCGGTGCTCACACTTCGTCTGATCGAAAACCCGCTGCGGTTCGCGACGTCCATCCGCCAATCCCCCGCCCGCAGTCTCGCGCTCGGCGGTGCCGCCACCGCGGTGGCGGTCTGCGTATGCGTCGTGTTGATGCTGTTGGTGCCCAACCCCGGCACCGGCCGTGGGGCGCCCACTGATGCGCTGAATGTCAGCGAAACCGCCCCTCCCTTCATGGGCCGCAACATGAACGCGTCTGACGCGGCGGTGCAGCAGGGCTTCGAGCAAGTGCAGGCCGCGGTTGCGGCATCCCTCGCTCCAGGCGCGGTGCCGTCGAACCTGAACCCGCCCCTCACCGTCGCTGGAGCCGAACTCAAGGACCTATTAGCAGGCGGCTGCATGCGCAATGGTGTTCAAGCCGGACAGCCCGAGTGCGCGACGGGTGATACCTCCTCGGCCACGACGGTGGCGCTGGTCGGCGACTCGCATGCCGCAATGTGGCGCCCCGCGCTCGAGCAGGTCGCCCAACAGCAGGGATGGCGGCTGGAGACAATGGCCAAGGCGGCCTGCCCGCTGTTGGACCTGCCCATCACCAACCCGATTCGTCGTCTCGTTTCACGCTGCGGGCAATGGCGTGACGAAATCATCGACCGGCTACGGGCCAAGCCACCGCAACTGGTGGTGGTGAGCATGTGGCGGGGCTACGTTGCCGGGCAGGGTGGCTATGACCCCGGTTTCACGTCGT contains:
- a CDS encoding acyltransferase family protein yields the protein MKEQQARRSAKAGFRPDIEGLRAVAVVAVVLFHADVPGVSGGFIGVDVFFVISGFLITGLLWREVSTAGTVRLRRFYGARARRLLPASATVGVVTAIAAAFLLPPLQAHSAFGDGIASALYVSNYWFILHGVDYLAPVMPPSPFEHYWSLGVEEQFYLVWPAMIIGTAWLIRRTRRRPTGAHAAPSRRPYVAVLVFVAATSFALSLVVSYVIPAVAFFSLPTRAWQLAVGGLLALTASQWSRLSALPAAIVGWAGLAVIVLACTLLDATTLYPGVAALLPVLGAVLVIGAGCASPSQGCGRVLTTSPMQAIGRVSYSWYLWHWPVLLFAPLLLGHSLGLPGRLVAVLVSAGLAVLTLRLIENPLRFATSIRQSPARSLALGGAATAVAVCVCVVLMLLVPNPGTGRGAPTDALNVSETAPPFMGRNMNASDAAVQQGFEQVQAAVAASLAPGAVPSNLNPPLTVAGAELKDLLAGGCMRNGVQAGQPECATGDTSSATTVALVGDSHAAMWRPALEQVAQQQGWRLETMAKAACPLLDLPITNPIRRLVSRCGQWRDEIIDRLRAKPPQLVVVSMWRGYVAGQGGYDPGFTSYDTAWNESLTSLVERLRGIGSKVLVIGPIPAPRQSVPICLSGHLDDAAACAAPRSTAVNESGVAAESAAVVAGGGQYVDITDLFCTSERCPVIVGNSLVYFDWTHVTSQYARQLAPVVGALADRALAGG